A genomic region of Solanum dulcamara chromosome 2, daSolDulc1.2, whole genome shotgun sequence contains the following coding sequences:
- the LOC129879994 gene encoding receptor-like protein 4 — MYKEPTFSLSLPYYTMTPFPFFFIIIFFCFFPSSSSLHYPYNYSLHIDCGGLSNSTDIFNTTWVSDRYFTGGAISVVSEPLRFQHPQEKTLRYFPISSGKKNCYVIPNLSSGRYQLRTFTVYDNYDGKSHSPSFDVSVEGNVVFQWRSPWHETVSRAGAYSDLFFTVSDDEANVCFYSIATDSPVIASLEVTQIDPASYLVNDTSILVNYGRFSSGSDQWGPGFSNDTDRFGRSWQSDSDFRSKVAGRITGATVKAISAIKNVINVDRAPNYFPLKLYQSAVTVIGEGGEFLEYKLPVDAKLDYLLWFHFAEIDVSVNKAGKRVFDVIVNDENVSRVDIYKEVGSFAAYDFNYVVKNLSSAELSVRLVPVVGAPVICGLENYAVIPADLKTLPAQVVAMKALKESLKVPDRMGWNGDPCAPTTWDAWEGVTCRSTKNGSLVISQIDLGSQGLKGFITDQIGLLSNLVSLNLSSNSLGGSLPWGLGQKSLVKLDLSNNKFTGPLPDSLVSSPLQIVFLNGNALEGQVPEELLSIGVHGGAIDLSGNKGLCGGPTLPDCPLFWSKNGLSTAGKVAIGISCLVFICMVLLVAYICYKRRQNDYDFGLPHEMMSLAAKRNRYQRQKSLMTLEMESQHAKGFIPTYNAT, encoded by the exons ATGTACAAAGAACCaacattttctctctctcttcccTATTACACCATGACTCCTTTccctttcttcttcatcatcatcttcttttGCTTCTTCCCTTCTTCCTCTTCTCTTCACTATCCTTACA ATTATTCTTTGCATATTGATTGTGGGGGTCTCTCAAATTCTACTGATATCTTCAATACTACATGGGTTTCCGACCGGTACTTCACCGGCGGTGCAATTTCCGTTGTATCGGAACCTCTTCGTTTTCAGCACCCACAAGAGAAAACCCTTCGTTATTTCCCCATTTCTTCCGGCAAGAAGAACTGTTATGTGATCCCCAATTTGTCTTCCGGCAGGTACCAGCTCCGGACGTTTACTGTATATGATAATTACGACGGGAAGTCGCACTCGCCGTCGTTTGATGTTTCCGTTGAGGGCAATGTTGTCTTTCAATGGAGGTCACCTTGGCATGAAACTGTCTCACGCGCCGGCGCGTATTCCGATCTGTTTTTTACAGTTTCCGATGATGAAGCTAATGTTTGTTTTTACAGTATTGCCACTGATTCACCAGTTATAGCTTCTCTTGAAGTTACCCAAATTGATCCAGCTTCTTATCTAGTTAATGATACTTCAATTTTGGTGAATTATGGTAGATTTTCTAGCGGGTCGGATCAATGGGGACCCGGTTTTAGCAATGATACTGACCGGTTCGGCCGGTCATGGCAATCGGATTCCGATTTCCGGTCTAAGGTTGCGGGGAGGATCACCGGAGCAACTGTTAAAGCCATTTCTGCTATTAAAAATGTGATAAATGTAGATAGAGCACCAAATTATTTTCCTTTGAAATTGTACCAATCTGCAGTTACTGTAATTGGTGAAGGGGGTGAATTCTTGGAATATAAGTTACCGGTCGATGCGAAATTGGATTACTTGTTATGGTTTCATTTTGCTGAAATTGATGTTAGTGTGAATAAAGCAGGTAAAAGGGTGTTTGATGTTATAGTGAATGATGAGAATGTGAGTAGAGTGGATATTTACAAGGAAGTTGGGAGTTTTGCAGcttatgatttcaactatgttgTTAAGAATTTGAGTAGTGCTGAGTTGAGTGTGAGGCTTGTGCCTGTTGTGGGTGCTCCTGTGATTTGTGGGCTTGAGAATTATGCTGTTATTCCAGCTGATCTCAAGACTCTTCCTGCACAAG TTGTTGCTATGAAAGCATTGAAGGAATCGCTTAAAGTTCCGGATAGAATGGGATGGAATGGTGACCCTTGTGCTCCTACTACTTGGGATGCTTGGGAAGGTGTTACTTGTCGTTCCACTAAGAACGGATCGCTTGTGATATCCCAAAT AGATCTTGGAAGCCAAGGCTTAAAGGGATTTATCACCGACCAAATTGGGCTCTTGTCTAATTTGGTAAGCTT GAACTTAAGTTCTAATTCTTTGGGAGGTTCTCTACCATGGGGATTGGGTCAGAAGTCTCTTGTGAAACT ggatttaTCAAATAACAAATTTACTGGACCCCTACCTGACAGTCTAGTTTCTTCGCCCTTGCAGATTGT ATTTTTGAATGGTAATGCACTAGAAGGCCAAGTGCCCGAGGAACTTCTTTCCATTGGGGTCCATGGTGGAGCTATTGA CCTCTCTGGTAATAAAGGGTTGTGTGGCGGACCTACTTTGCCTGATTGTCCGCTATTCTGGAGTAAAAATGGTCTCTCCACTGCTGGTAAAGTTGCAATTGGAATATCATGTCTAGTATTCATTTGCATGGTATTGTTGGTGGCGTACATTTGCTACAAGAGGAGGCAGAATGATTATGACTTTGGTTTACCACACGAGATGATGT CATTAGCTGCAAAGAGGAATAGGTACCAACGACAAAAATCGCTGATGACTCTAGAAATGGAGAGCCAACATGCCAAAGGATTTATACCAACATACAATGCAACATGA
- the LOC129879995 gene encoding probable galacturonosyltransferase-like 3, which produces MPPENHLITTFLLLILLPLHSPVIASSTTTTTDTPKFREAPAFRNGKTCPNSKWPKNPYDPSTIHIAMTLDYSSPYLRGSIAGVLSVLQHATCPENTFFHFLAVHRHFNNLNKTITSTFPYLNFNLYNFNPSLVRHLISSSIRRALDQPLNYARIYLADLLPVTVNRIIYLDSDLIVVDDVAKLWNIQLNDRVLGAPEYCHANFTHYFTHKFWFHPNFPSMFENRTPCYFNTGVMVIDLQKWRNDGYTQKLEHWMRVQKRYRIYELGSLPPFLLVFAGNVKQVEHRWNQHGLGGDNLEGQCRNLHPGPVSLLHWSGKGKPWLRLDSKKPCPLDSLWAPYDLFRHESLFSDS; this is translated from the exons ATGCCGCCGGAAAATCACCTCATCACCACCTtcctcctcctcattctcctccctCTTCATTCTCCGGTCATCGCCTCcagcaccaccaccaccaccgaCACCCCGAAATTCCGGGAAGCCCCAGCATTCCGCAACGGCAAAACTTGCCCAAATTCAAAATGGCCTAAAAACCCCTACGATCCATCGACTATCCACATAGCAATGACCCTCGATTACTCCTCCCCATACCTCCGCGGCTCAATCGCCGGCGTACTTTCCGTTCTTCAACACGCAACTTGCCCTGAAAACACCTTCTTCCACTTCCTCGCCGTTCACCGACACTTCAATAACCTCAACAAAACCATTACATCAACTTTCCCTTACCTCAATTTCAACCTCTACAACTTTAACCCTAGTTTAGTCCGTCACTTAATCTCCTCCTCGATCCGTCGTGCACTTGATCAACCCTTAAATTACGCTCGGATTTACCTCGCTGACTTACTTCCGGTCACCGTAAATCGGATTATTTACCTTGATTCCGATCTCATTGTCGTGGATGATGTAGCTAAACTGTGGAACATTCAACTTAACGATCGGGTTTTAGGTGCCCCGGAATATTGTCATGCTAATTTTACTCACTATTTTACACACAAATTTTGGTTCCATCCAAATTTTCCGAGCATGTTCGAGAATCGAACTCCTTGCTATTTCAATACTGGAGTAATGGTGATTGATTTGCAGAAATGGAGAAATGACGGCTATACACAAAAACTTGAACATTGGATGAGAGTTCAAAAAAG GTACAGAATCTACGAACTAGGTTCGTTGCCACCGTTCCTTTTGGTATTCGCCGGAAATGTAAAGCAAGTGGAGCATAGATGGAACCAACATGGTCTTGGTGGTGATAATCTTGAAGGACAATGTAGGAATTTACATCCAGGTCCAGTAAGCTTACTACATTGGAGTGGAAAAGGGAAGCCATGGCTAAGATTGGACTCAAAGAAGCCATGTCCATTGGATAGTTTATGGGCACCTTACGATTTGTTCCGTCACGAATCATTGTTTTCGGATAGTTGA